A genome region from Myroides fluvii includes the following:
- a CDS encoding XRE family transcriptional regulator, with the protein MSYLSDNIRYLRAQKELSQQKVADALLITRARYSKYEEGASEPPLEVLLKISRYFHVSVDLLISVDLRKVPMQDLLKLEDNRILLPIMVDPNGNNFIEIIPHKARAGYLSGYADPEFIQNLDQISLPFLREGKYRAFPIEGDSMPPHQEGSFIIGSYVEQLAYIRNGRTYIVMTANEGVVYKRVYRIDQETYELHSDNTFYEPYRIKAHDILEIWEYACSIATEEFKPEDLGEADTKAMFQEIRHMLKDVMKKVN; encoded by the coding sequence ATGTCATACTTATCAGATAACATCAGGTATTTACGAGCACAGAAGGAATTGTCTCAGCAAAAAGTAGCGGATGCACTACTCATTACACGTGCCCGTTATTCAAAATATGAAGAAGGTGCCTCTGAACCTCCTTTGGAAGTTTTGTTGAAAATCTCTCGTTATTTTCACGTGAGTGTAGATTTACTCATTTCGGTTGATTTGAGAAAGGTGCCTATGCAGGATTTATTAAAATTAGAGGATAATCGCATCTTATTGCCTATTATGGTTGATCCTAATGGGAATAATTTTATTGAAATTATTCCGCATAAAGCTCGAGCTGGATACTTATCCGGTTATGCAGATCCAGAATTTATTCAGAACCTCGATCAGATTTCTTTGCCTTTTTTACGAGAAGGTAAATACAGAGCTTTTCCCATTGAGGGAGATTCGATGCCCCCTCACCAAGAAGGGTCATTTATTATAGGTAGTTATGTCGAACAATTAGCGTATATCCGCAATGGGCGAACCTATATTGTTATGACGGCGAATGAAGGAGTAGTGTATAAACGCGTGTATCGCATTGATCAAGAAACCTATGAATTGCATTCAGACAATACGTTCTATGAACCTTATCGCATTAAGGCCCATGATATATTGGAAATTTGGGAATATGCCTGTAGTATAGCTACGGAAGAATTTAAACCCGAAGATCTGGGAGAAGCAGATACGAAAGCGATGTTCCAAGAAATCCGCCACATGCTGAAAGATGTGATGAAGAAGGTGAATTGA
- a CDS encoding glutaminyl-peptide cyclotransferase has translation MKRSNMLIPLALSFAIFSCSDKNNLEKNVISLNTTELKQVYNDKEAIKLSLNLAPNTELDSVVYHLNDIRLGAVKGNEVLTAPLKGQKFGQYVIKGTAYKNKESIDVSSHVTLLSSVAPQMLNYTIVNTIPHDIKAYTQGLEFHNGILFESTGNGEGIGTGTKGVSSVRQINPKTGEVIKIKELPAEIFGEGCTILNNKLYQLTYKNNEAYVYNPDTFEKIATIPYFKKTEGWGLCNDGTHLYMTDGSEKIYKLNPDTFEKIDEVAIATQKSLIPQVNELEWVNGKIYANFYGQSAVAVIDPITGAVEGVLDLTQLFDFVERHPDLDVLNGIAYNAKTDTFFVTGKNWNKMFEIKIIK, from the coding sequence ATGAAAAGATCTAACATGCTTATACCCTTAGCCTTATCTTTTGCTATTTTCAGCTGTTCTGATAAAAATAATTTAGAAAAAAATGTAATTTCTTTAAATACAACCGAATTAAAACAGGTTTACAACGATAAAGAGGCTATAAAGTTAAGCTTAAACCTCGCGCCAAACACCGAGCTTGACTCTGTCGTTTATCATTTAAACGATATTCGTTTAGGAGCCGTAAAGGGAAATGAAGTACTAACAGCTCCTTTAAAAGGACAAAAATTTGGCCAATATGTAATCAAGGGAACGGCTTATAAGAATAAAGAAAGTATCGACGTTTCTTCTCATGTAACTCTTCTTTCTTCCGTGGCTCCTCAAATGCTTAATTACACCATTGTCAATACCATTCCACATGATATCAAAGCCTATACCCAAGGACTGGAATTCCACAACGGAATCTTATTTGAAAGTACGGGTAATGGAGAAGGAATAGGAACAGGAACCAAAGGCGTATCCAGTGTACGTCAAATCAATCCTAAAACAGGTGAGGTAATCAAAATTAAAGAACTCCCTGCTGAAATATTTGGCGAAGGTTGTACGATTCTCAACAACAAGTTGTACCAATTGACCTATAAAAACAATGAGGCTTATGTGTACAATCCCGATACATTCGAGAAAATTGCCACAATCCCGTACTTCAAAAAAACAGAGGGCTGGGGCTTGTGTAACGACGGTACTCACCTCTATATGACAGATGGTTCTGAAAAGATTTACAAATTAAATCCGGATACTTTTGAAAAAATAGACGAAGTAGCCATCGCCACACAAAAGAGTCTTATACCGCAAGTCAATGAATTAGAATGGGTAAATGGCAAAATTTACGCCAATTTCTACGGACAAAGTGCAGTAGCAGTTATTGATCCAATAACTGGAGCTGTAGAAGGTGTCCTAGATCTTACACAACTCTTCGATTTTGTGGAAAGACACCCTGATTTAGATGTATTGAACGGTATTGCGTACAACGCTAAAACAGATACGTTTTTCGTTACAGGAAAAAACTGGAATAAAATGTTTGAAATTAAGATTATTAAATAG
- a CDS encoding T9SS type B sorting domain-containing protein: MIKNKKHRVLFLTTILTFVFIPILVLSLNKTNEYTVLNQTLNETEDLDCTQPFTSFPFIEYFTSNSESVSCWSVASPITSRVTWKIDSPTADPATGRNSANILINNDLTQREDAWLISPKVKLTGNQRLRFLYKIAGATQDQPTPSRFAQFNFKVLLSTTGPLEEYFTHELFSVDHFDAYGGPYQEIVVDLKDNNNQAFTGDINLAFRVVDNRSDNCRFIITNVIIEDIPPTQSVVTPVNLPYFTDFENESSFAFIHDDTNAWHIGTATNNGGNKSLYISNNQGQTNTYITTKEQVSYTYIPFNVPRDITAFYLDFDARVLGEVSKDILKIYVIPPTNALIPRVPIENRLIINPGGIFPQSFTIHSNEFTPFSIEVDTAFLSSGGIFSHFYPWGSSVLYLIFEWRNDHEQGEQPPIAIDNLNISYSNCLNSDAAITAVTPTTAQISSADLASTYDLIITPSITRLNLNQNSTPTQVGVTFPYQIENLTPNTIYTVYYRKICANGNKSPWYSARIYTEQVPASLPYFEDFEGENNWLPTNSPPLTQPGNHWIISNVISRTGNKSLHIANDITPNYNYSALLDHWTSTHRDILIPEDALEIEVSFDYHVGGRMINNLPKDYFKLSYSAMGSNTRTDIGQPYYLNSNGWQTESFVVNASQWQGRVMRLHFQWFTGLNFPSQPPIAIDNLKIKVTDCLSPTDLQANFINQNTAVELSWTPQGGATQWEVFITEQGQAPPTETSTGILVDNDPVLQVENPIEGRYYTYYVRSRCENRVDGKSIWSIPKTYGYFNTYSCADLQASKVDLPQNENNQYILCGKETHKQTLTIDYAQARKTDDYVIESIPFSPPYPFFGAETTELSAANTWSSVIDLGFDFCFYGQTYNKALLSPNGAITFSIAGTTTNGRYTPNSNAPLVLNQPIPNASTGSEAPYLNAIFGALQAIDTTQAIADYSINYNTYGEYPCRSFVFNLYQVPLAEQDPISVYFEDLQTIQVVLYEGTNSIEMYLKNKPLVIADDSNTNINSLLGMQNSDGTLAHVPYQRNTNQWSTTEEAWRFIPHGESSVDFKWYKDGVVYSTDKEITISVEETVNYTARVTYTSCQGSDRILERVYSFIKDDITLPPLPDFYTCSTTTEGEVAIEIDSHKAAIAATLQTIEDFDFQVEYYLDPELTQPLPSSLLVQNSRTVYVKITNLNTKCIKTGSFEVIRQLPIKMSQLEHIEACSQYILPQLKENEAYFSAPQGQGRKFKSGDRYDILGLSTLYIYLENSEHDCISETSFSLLLHPEIEVDYIEDQVVQCKNFILPPLRVNNHYYTESNGQGIELFAGTEITSSTTLYIYAKDDTTDLGCTNEHSFTIQYKDCPIPKGFSPNGDGNNDTFDLTYHQVESIKIYNRNGLEVYRHGKGYTKQWDGKDKSGKVLPAGTYFYILESDGKTKSGWVQLSY; the protein is encoded by the coding sequence ATGATTAAAAACAAAAAACATAGAGTACTTTTTTTAACTACTATTTTAACATTCGTTTTTATTCCAATTCTAGTTTTATCTTTAAATAAGACAAACGAATATACCGTACTGAATCAAACACTAAACGAAACAGAGGACTTGGATTGTACACAACCCTTTACCTCTTTCCCATTTATAGAATATTTTACTTCTAATAGTGAATCGGTTTCTTGCTGGTCTGTTGCTAGCCCAATCACCAGCAGAGTTACATGGAAAATAGATTCTCCAACCGCTGATCCAGCAACCGGTAGAAACTCAGCTAATATTCTAATCAACAATGATCTCACTCAACGAGAAGATGCCTGGTTAATTTCTCCAAAAGTAAAACTAACCGGAAATCAACGCCTTCGCTTTTTATATAAAATAGCTGGCGCTACTCAGGATCAACCTACACCCAGTCGTTTTGCCCAATTCAATTTCAAAGTATTGCTTTCTACTACAGGACCGTTAGAAGAATATTTTACACATGAGCTTTTTTCTGTCGATCACTTTGATGCTTATGGAGGTCCTTATCAAGAAATTGTTGTTGACTTAAAAGACAATAACAATCAAGCTTTTACTGGTGATATCAATCTAGCCTTTCGAGTAGTAGATAACAGAAGTGACAACTGCAGGTTTATCATCACCAATGTCATTATCGAAGATATTCCACCAACACAATCTGTGGTGACTCCCGTCAATCTTCCTTATTTTACCGACTTTGAAAATGAGTCTTCCTTTGCTTTTATCCATGACGACACCAATGCTTGGCATATTGGTACCGCTACGAATAATGGTGGAAACAAATCCTTATACATATCTAATAATCAAGGACAAACCAATACCTACATCACAACAAAAGAACAAGTATCTTACACCTATATTCCATTTAATGTTCCACGAGATATCACTGCATTCTACCTTGATTTCGATGCCCGTGTCTTGGGTGAAGTAAGCAAAGATATACTCAAAATATATGTTATTCCTCCTACAAATGCTCTCATTCCTAGAGTCCCGATAGAAAACCGTTTAATTATTAACCCTGGTGGTATTTTCCCCCAGTCATTTACTATACATAGTAATGAATTTACCCCTTTCTCTATCGAAGTAGATACTGCTTTTCTATCTTCAGGTGGTATATTCTCTCACTTTTATCCTTGGGGTAGCTCCGTATTATACCTTATTTTTGAATGGCGTAATGATCATGAACAGGGTGAACAACCTCCTATTGCCATTGATAACTTAAACATCAGCTACTCTAATTGCCTAAATTCTGATGCAGCAATTACGGCTGTTACACCTACTACAGCTCAAATCAGTTCAGCGGATCTTGCCTCTACCTATGATTTAATAATCACACCTTCTATTACTCGTTTAAATTTAAATCAAAATAGCACACCAACTCAGGTTGGTGTAACATTTCCTTACCAAATTGAAAATTTAACACCGAATACTATTTATACCGTTTACTATCGAAAAATATGTGCGAATGGAAATAAAAGTCCTTGGTATAGTGCGCGAATATATACCGAACAAGTCCCAGCCTCTCTCCCTTATTTTGAAGATTTTGAAGGAGAGAATAACTGGCTTCCAACGAATAGTCCACCCTTAACTCAACCAGGAAATCACTGGATTATAAGCAATGTCATAAGTAGAACGGGGAATAAATCCTTGCATATCGCCAACGACATCACTCCCAACTACAACTATTCCGCTTTACTAGATCACTGGACGAGTACGCATAGGGATATTTTAATTCCTGAAGACGCTCTTGAAATAGAGGTATCTTTTGATTATCACGTAGGGGGAAGAATGATAAACAATCTCCCTAAAGATTACTTTAAACTGAGTTACTCCGCCATGGGATCTAATACCCGAACGGATATTGGTCAACCCTATTATCTCAATTCAAATGGATGGCAAACAGAATCCTTTGTAGTCAATGCAAGTCAATGGCAAGGTCGAGTGATGCGCTTGCATTTCCAATGGTTCACTGGGTTAAACTTCCCTAGTCAGCCTCCAATTGCCATTGACAATTTAAAAATAAAGGTAACAGACTGCTTAAGTCCTACGGATTTACAAGCAAACTTCATCAATCAAAATACAGCTGTTGAGCTTTCTTGGACCCCTCAAGGGGGAGCTACCCAATGGGAAGTTTTTATTACAGAACAAGGTCAAGCACCTCCTACAGAAACAAGCACGGGGATTTTAGTGGATAATGACCCTGTGCTGCAAGTAGAAAACCCTATAGAAGGACGTTACTATACTTACTATGTCCGCTCAAGGTGTGAAAACCGAGTAGACGGTAAAAGTATTTGGTCTATCCCTAAAACCTATGGTTATTTCAATACATATAGCTGTGCTGACCTTCAAGCAAGCAAAGTCGATTTACCTCAAAATGAAAACAACCAATACATTTTATGTGGTAAAGAAACGCATAAACAAACACTTACTATTGACTATGCACAAGCAAGAAAAACGGATGACTATGTAATTGAGTCGATCCCTTTTAGTCCTCCCTATCCCTTTTTTGGAGCAGAAACAACTGAGCTAAGTGCAGCAAACACTTGGTCTTCTGTCATTGATTTAGGTTTTGATTTTTGTTTCTATGGTCAAACGTATAACAAGGCTTTACTATCACCTAATGGAGCGATTACGTTTAGCATAGCGGGTACCACAACAAATGGAAGATATACACCAAACAGCAATGCCCCCCTGGTGTTAAATCAACCGATTCCAAATGCTAGTACGGGAAGCGAAGCTCCTTATCTCAATGCGATATTTGGTGCCTTGCAAGCTATTGACACTACACAAGCTATTGCAGATTATTCGATTAACTACAACACATACGGCGAATATCCTTGTCGTTCATTTGTTTTTAATTTATATCAAGTACCTCTAGCAGAGCAGGATCCAATATCAGTGTATTTTGAGGATTTACAGACCATCCAAGTAGTCTTATATGAAGGAACTAATAGCATCGAGATGTACCTAAAAAACAAACCTTTAGTAATAGCAGATGATAGCAATACAAATATCAACAGTTTACTCGGTATGCAAAATAGCGATGGAACCTTAGCCCATGTACCCTATCAACGCAATACAAACCAATGGAGTACTACTGAAGAAGCTTGGCGATTTATTCCTCACGGCGAGTCGAGTGTGGATTTTAAGTGGTACAAAGATGGAGTAGTTTATTCTACTGATAAAGAAATTACTATTTCAGTAGAGGAAACTGTTAACTATACAGCACGAGTTACGTATACCTCTTGTCAAGGATCTGATCGCATACTAGAACGCGTATATAGCTTTATCAAAGATGATATTACCTTACCTCCTTTACCTGATTTCTATACCTGTAGCACAACTACAGAAGGCGAAGTTGCTATTGAAATCGATTCACATAAAGCAGCGATAGCAGCCACTTTACAAACAATTGAAGACTTTGATTTTCAAGTAGAGTATTACCTTGACCCTGAACTAACACAGCCCTTACCAAGTTCTTTACTGGTTCAAAATAGCCGAACAGTTTATGTCAAAATCACAAATCTTAATACAAAATGTATAAAGACCGGCTCATTTGAAGTTATTCGTCAACTGCCGATAAAAATGAGTCAGTTGGAGCATATCGAAGCTTGTAGTCAATACATTCTACCTCAACTAAAAGAGAACGAGGCTTATTTCAGTGCGCCTCAAGGACAAGGAAGAAAGTTCAAAAGCGGAGACCGCTATGATATTTTAGGACTGTCAACCTTGTATATTTACCTTGAAAATAGCGAACACGATTGCATCAGTGAAACTTCATTCTCTCTCCTACTACATCCTGAAATAGAAGTGGATTATATAGAAGATCAAGTAGTACAATGTAAGAATTTCATCCTCCCTCCACTCAGAGTAAATAATCACTATTACACAGAGTCTAATGGTCAGGGAATTGAATTATTTGCAGGAACAGAAATAACAAGTAGTACAACCTTGTATATCTACGCAAAAGACGATACAACAGATCTAGGGTGTACCAATGAACATTCCTTCACAATTCAATACAAGGATTGTCCTATTCCAAAAGGTTTCTCTCCTAATGGAGATGGAAACAACGATACGTTTGATTTGACATACCATCAAGTTGAATCCATCAAAATATACAATCGAAATGGTTTGGAAGTGTATCGCCATGGCAAGGGATATACCAAACAATGGGATGGAAAAGACAAATCAGGTAAGGTTTTACCAGCAGGTACTTACTTCTATATCCTTGAAAGTGACGGAAAAACAAAAAGTGGATGGGTACAACTTAGTTATTAA
- a CDS encoding DNA polymerase III subunit alpha: protein MLLNCHSYYSLRFGTIPLAQLVNAAKDLKITALALTDIHTFYGVYDFIRLCQQVGIHPLIGAEFRVDQQLQYIGIAKSQAGFTEMNEYITHHNKTKQPFPKKAPAFEDVFVIYPLENCPPTLADHEYIGVKLNQRNVLYQEHWKQRIHKMVILHPVTLLQPEDYELHRILQAIDQNTLLSKLDPNTCAAPNEMLVAEEELYRHFESFPELIANTQKIVTEANFAFTFKKSRNKRCFTDSKASDLQLLTSLAQEGLTRIYGGEHEQAKQRLQKELDVIEKLSFASYFLIIWDIITYSTQRGFMHIGRGSGANSLVGYCIGITNVCPLELDLYFERFLNVNRKSPPDFDIDWSWTDRDAIIDYIFETYGAEHVAFCGAMSTFKKRSIVREIGKVFGLAKEELDQLNNRYNPSNDNNSIVQLIHQYGQKLEGFPNQRTMHACGMIISEEPITHFTALDYPPKGYAVAQFDMHIAEDIGFEKFDILSQRGIGHINETVELIEQNQQITLDIRDISLSKNEAKSNTYLQAGNTIGCFYIESPAMRGLLRKLKCNDYKTLVAASSIIRPGVAQSGMMQEYIFRHNNPHQFDYFHEVFQDQLGETYGIMVYQEDVIKIALHYGGLPAEDGDILRRAMSGKNRSKEGLQAVRERFLTLCEAKGHPQAQSEEIYRQIESFAGYSFCKAHSASYAIESYQSLYLKAHYPLEFIVAVINNQGGFYRTEVYVHEAKMSGARVFPPCINRSNQGATLRKRDIFLGFQLVKNLNTALIETIVTERQQQGNYTSLADFIQRVNIPLDALETLIFIGAFQFTGLQKNELLIQAKLLYNKNKSNPTWQLLQEPIKTFTFPQMKRTKVEDAFDELEYLGFPVTSSPFDLLQTKFRGEITTKDFLYHKDKTTRLVGYLIALKPIQIKSGVMYFGTWIDSNGDYFDSVHFPHSLQQYPFQGSGCYLLLGDIQIEYDVPTLHMLKMAKLPYRADPRYVNS from the coding sequence ATGTTGTTAAATTGTCATTCTTACTACAGTTTGCGCTTTGGCACTATTCCCCTAGCGCAATTGGTTAATGCTGCTAAAGATTTAAAAATTACCGCATTAGCCCTTACAGATATTCACACTTTTTATGGTGTATATGACTTCATTCGCCTTTGTCAACAAGTGGGTATCCATCCTCTTATTGGGGCTGAATTTCGCGTGGATCAACAGCTGCAATATATCGGAATTGCCAAAAGTCAAGCTGGTTTCACTGAGATGAATGAATATATTACACATCACAATAAAACCAAACAGCCTTTTCCAAAAAAAGCGCCTGCTTTTGAAGATGTATTTGTTATTTATCCACTAGAGAACTGCCCTCCTACCCTTGCTGATCACGAATATATTGGCGTTAAGCTCAATCAACGCAATGTACTGTATCAGGAACACTGGAAGCAACGGATACACAAAATGGTCATTCTTCATCCTGTGACACTCCTACAACCGGAAGATTATGAATTACACCGCATCCTTCAAGCCATTGATCAAAATACGCTCTTGAGTAAATTAGACCCCAATACTTGTGCTGCTCCAAATGAAATGTTAGTAGCAGAAGAAGAATTGTATCGTCATTTTGAATCATTTCCCGAGTTAATTGCCAACACCCAAAAAATAGTAACAGAAGCTAACTTTGCATTTACTTTCAAAAAAAGTAGAAATAAACGGTGTTTTACCGACAGTAAAGCTAGTGATTTACAATTGCTAACGTCTCTTGCACAAGAGGGATTGACCCGTATTTATGGTGGCGAACACGAGCAGGCAAAACAGCGTTTACAAAAGGAATTAGACGTGATCGAAAAATTGTCTTTTGCCAGTTATTTTTTAATTATTTGGGATATTATCACCTACAGTACCCAACGTGGTTTTATGCATATTGGACGTGGAAGCGGTGCTAATAGCTTAGTAGGCTATTGCATCGGCATTACGAATGTATGTCCCTTAGAACTCGATTTGTACTTCGAGCGATTCCTGAATGTCAATCGAAAATCTCCACCAGATTTTGATATTGATTGGTCCTGGACGGACCGCGATGCTATTATCGACTATATTTTTGAAACGTATGGAGCAGAACACGTGGCCTTTTGTGGAGCCATGTCTACCTTCAAAAAGCGTTCTATTGTAAGAGAAATTGGCAAAGTATTCGGTTTAGCTAAAGAGGAACTCGATCAGCTGAATAACCGCTATAATCCCAGCAACGACAATAATTCTATCGTACAACTGATTCACCAGTATGGTCAAAAACTAGAAGGTTTTCCCAATCAACGTACCATGCACGCTTGTGGAATGATCATTTCAGAAGAGCCAATTACGCATTTTACCGCTTTGGATTATCCTCCCAAAGGCTATGCTGTAGCTCAATTTGACATGCATATTGCAGAGGATATTGGTTTTGAAAAATTCGATATTCTCAGTCAGCGCGGCATTGGGCACATCAATGAAACAGTAGAACTAATTGAACAAAACCAACAAATCACCCTTGATATTCGAGATATTTCGCTTTCCAAAAATGAAGCAAAATCCAACACCTACTTACAAGCAGGTAACACCATAGGGTGTTTCTATATTGAAAGTCCCGCTATGCGAGGATTATTGAGAAAATTAAAGTGTAATGATTATAAAACATTAGTAGCAGCTTCTTCTATTATTAGACCTGGAGTTGCCCAAAGTGGTATGATGCAAGAATATATTTTTAGACATAACAACCCCCATCAATTTGACTACTTTCACGAAGTATTCCAAGATCAATTGGGAGAAACCTATGGGATCATGGTTTACCAAGAGGATGTAATTAAAATTGCCCTTCACTACGGGGGCTTACCCGCAGAAGATGGCGATATCCTTCGCCGTGCCATGAGTGGGAAAAATCGTTCAAAAGAGGGACTACAAGCCGTACGTGAACGCTTTCTTACCTTGTGTGAAGCAAAGGGACATCCCCAAGCACAGAGTGAAGAAATTTACCGCCAAATCGAATCTTTTGCAGGATATTCTTTCTGTAAAGCGCATTCCGCCTCTTATGCCATTGAAAGTTATCAAAGCCTGTATCTAAAAGCACATTATCCCTTGGAGTTTATTGTCGCTGTAATCAACAACCAAGGGGGATTCTATCGCACTGAAGTCTATGTACACGAAGCTAAAATGTCGGGCGCCCGTGTATTTCCTCCTTGTATCAACCGCAGCAATCAAGGAGCAACCTTGAGAAAACGAGATATTTTCTTAGGTTTTCAATTGGTCAAAAATTTAAATACGGCTTTAATCGAAACGATAGTAACAGAACGTCAACAACAGGGAAATTACACCTCCTTAGCCGATTTTATTCAACGTGTAAACATCCCGCTGGATGCTTTAGAAACGCTTATTTTTATTGGTGCCTTTCAATTCACCGGACTCCAAAAGAACGAATTGCTCATTCAAGCTAAATTATTGTACAATAAAAATAAATCCAATCCCACGTGGCAATTGTTACAAGAACCGATAAAGACCTTTACTTTTCCTCAGATGAAGCGAACCAAAGTAGAGGATGCCTTTGATGAATTAGAATACCTGGGTTTTCCCGTTACCTCAAGTCCGTTCGACTTATTACAAACGAAATTTAGAGGCGAAATCACCACCAAGGACTTCCTATATCACAAAGATAAAACGACGCGTCTAGTGGGCTATTTAATCGCCTTAAAGCCGATTCAAATCAAAAGTGGAGTAATGTATTTCGGTACGTGGATTGACTCCAATGGAGACTATTTCGACAGCGTACACTTTCCGCATAGCTTACAACAATATCCTTTTCAAGGAAGTGGATGCTATTTGTTGTTGGGAGATATTCAAATTGAATACGACGTGCCAACGCTACATATGCTCAAAATGGCGAAACTTCCGTATAGGGCAGATCCGAGATATGTGAATAGTTGA
- the dinB gene encoding DNA polymerase IV gives MQRAIVHLDLDSFFVSCERLTNRQLTGIPLIIGGGDRGVVSSCSYEARAFGVRSAMPIRMALRLCPQAKIIKGDMELYSKMSAEVTEIIAEKAPVMEKASIDEFYLDLTGMDRFYSINQWTSELAATIQKETHLPLSYALSINKTVSKMGTNEAKPSGALVISEREVKPFLNPLSIRKIPMLGQATYDSLARLGIRTIETLSAMPSEILFQLLGKNGLDLWRKANGIDCSPVEPYRERKSISVEHTFAQDTMDIILLKTTLLGMVERLAFQLRSEGWLTSVVSVKIRYTNFDTETKQCKILHTSADHLLNAYVLDLFEKHYQRRMRLRLIGINFSGLVRGSYQINLFEDSQEIMALYQAMDYIKKQYGMQAVHRCSSAILKSKQK, from the coding sequence ATGCAGCGCGCTATTGTACATTTAGATTTGGACAGTTTTTTTGTTTCTTGTGAGCGGTTAACCAATCGACAACTCACTGGTATTCCCCTTATTATAGGCGGAGGAGATCGCGGTGTAGTATCGAGCTGTTCGTATGAAGCTCGCGCCTTTGGTGTGCGTTCTGCTATGCCAATTCGCATGGCCCTGCGTTTGTGTCCACAGGCCAAAATTATCAAGGGTGACATGGAATTATACAGCAAAATGTCGGCGGAAGTAACGGAAATTATCGCTGAAAAAGCCCCGGTAATGGAAAAAGCGAGTATTGATGAATTCTACCTCGATTTGACGGGAATGGATCGATTTTACAGCATCAATCAATGGACTTCTGAATTAGCCGCAACCATTCAAAAGGAAACACACCTCCCCTTGAGTTATGCCTTATCTATCAATAAAACCGTATCGAAGATGGGAACCAATGAAGCTAAACCGTCAGGTGCGCTTGTTATTTCCGAAAGAGAAGTAAAACCATTTCTCAATCCGTTATCGATTCGAAAAATCCCTATGTTAGGACAAGCTACTTATGATTCCTTAGCTCGTTTGGGGATTCGAACTATTGAGACGCTCTCCGCTATGCCTTCGGAAATCTTGTTTCAATTATTGGGAAAAAATGGGTTAGATCTTTGGAGAAAAGCCAACGGTATTGATTGCTCTCCGGTAGAACCTTATCGAGAACGCAAATCCATCTCTGTAGAGCATACATTTGCTCAAGATACCATGGATATAATTTTGCTAAAAACGACTTTATTGGGTATGGTAGAACGCCTCGCTTTTCAGTTGCGTTCGGAAGGCTGGTTGACTTCTGTTGTCTCGGTAAAAATTCGCTATACAAATTTCGATACAGAGACCAAACAGTGCAAAATCCTCCATACTTCAGCGGATCACCTCCTCAATGCCTATGTGTTGGACTTATTCGAGAAACATTACCAACGGCGTATGCGCTTGCGGTTAATTGGCATCAATTTCAGCGGCTTAGTCCGCGGAAGTTATCAGATCAATTTATTTGAAGATTCACAAGAAATCATGGCGCTTTATCAAGCCATGGATTACATCAAAAAACAATACGGCATGCAGGCAGTTCACCGTTGCTCTAGTGCCATACTAAAATCAAAACAGAAATAG